The following are from one region of the Flavobacteriaceae bacterium UJ101 genome:
- a CDS encoding arylsulfatase (Displays arylsulfatase activity with pseudosubstrates at acidic pH, such as p-nitrocatechol sulfate; Belongs to the sulfatase family.; KEGG: nwa:Nwat_0845 arylsulfatase) produces the protein MKTRIFKKTKRQKLLYLLVFVFMVQMINAQTKQPNILVIWGDDIGQSNISAYTKGMVGYKTPNIDRIADEGMIFTDYYAEQSCTAGRSSFILGQSVYRTGLSKVGMPGAKEGISEKDPTIAELLKPLGYVTGQFGKNHLGDRDEHLPTNHGFDEFFGNLYHLNAEEEPELPDYPKDPRFKEKFGPRGVIHSYAGGKIEDTGALTKKRMETVDDETSDAAIRFIKDAVKNDKPFFVWWNGTRMHFRTHVKEELRGISGQDEYGDGMVEHDMHVGKFLKLLDELGIADNTIVMYSTDNGPHKNTWPDAGVNPFRGEKNTNWEGGWRVPAMVRWPNHIKEGSVSNEIVSGMDWMPTLLAAAGQDDVKEKLLKGYKGFKVHLDGYNILPYLTGEEKESPRKEIFYFSDDGDLTALRYDDWKIIFMEQRAPGTLKVWAEPFTPLRVPLIFNLRRDPYEFSTITSNTYYDWELDHVFLLVPAQAYVGNFLKTFKDFPPRMEAASFSLDKVMEKLSTPTNN, from the coding sequence ATGAAAACACGTATTTTTAAAAAGACGAAGAGACAAAAACTTTTATATCTATTAGTTTTTGTTTTTATGGTGCAAATGATAAATGCACAGACCAAACAGCCCAATATCTTGGTTATTTGGGGAGATGATATAGGTCAATCTAATATTAGTGCTTATACAAAAGGGATGGTTGGTTATAAAACGCCGAATATCGATCGAATTGCAGATGAAGGGATGATTTTTACTGATTATTATGCAGAACAAAGTTGTACTGCTGGACGTTCTTCATTTATATTAGGGCAGAGTGTATACCGAACTGGATTAAGTAAAGTAGGGATGCCAGGAGCCAAAGAAGGTATTTCAGAAAAAGATCCAACTATTGCAGAATTGTTGAAGCCTTTGGGGTACGTTACAGGACAGTTTGGGAAAAATCATTTGGGAGATCGAGATGAGCATTTACCTACGAATCATGGATTTGATGAGTTTTTTGGGAATTTGTATCATTTAAATGCAGAAGAGGAACCGGAATTACCGGATTATCCTAAAGATCCTCGTTTTAAGGAGAAATTTGGGCCACGAGGAGTGATTCATTCTTATGCAGGAGGTAAAATTGAAGATACAGGAGCATTAACTAAGAAGCGAATGGAAACAGTTGATGATGAGACTTCAGATGCAGCAATTCGCTTTATTAAAGATGCAGTTAAAAATGATAAGCCATTTTTTGTATGGTGGAATGGAACACGTATGCATTTTAGAACGCATGTAAAAGAAGAATTAAGAGGGATATCAGGGCAAGATGAATATGGAGATGGAATGGTAGAACATGATATGCATGTAGGAAAGTTTTTAAAACTATTAGATGAATTGGGAATTGCAGATAATACGATAGTAATGTATAGTACAGATAATGGTCCTCATAAGAATACTTGGCCTGATGCTGGTGTCAATCCTTTCCGAGGAGAGAAGAATACGAACTGGGAAGGAGGATGGAGAGTTCCTGCAATGGTAAGATGGCCCAATCATATTAAAGAAGGCTCTGTTTCGAATGAGATAGTTTCAGGAATGGATTGGATGCCGACATTATTAGCAGCAGCAGGACAAGATGATGTGAAAGAGAAATTATTAAAAGGTTACAAAGGGTTCAAGGTTCATTTGGATGGGTATAATATTTTACCTTATTTAACAGGAGAAGAAAAAGAGAGTCCGCGTAAAGAAATTTTCTATTTTTCTGATGATGGAGATTTAACTGCTTTACGTTATGATGACTGGAAGATTATTTTTATGGAGCAAAGAGCACCAGGAACATTAAAGGTATGGGCAGAACCATTTACACCATTGCGTGTTCCACTGATTTTTAATTTAAGAAGAGATCCGTATGAGTTTTCGACCATTACTTCAAATACCTATTATGATTGGGAATTGGATCATGTTTTTTTATTAGTTCCAGCACAGGCATATGTAGGGAACTTTTTGAAAACATTTAAAGATTTTCCACCAAGAATGGAAGCAGCTAGTTTTAGTTTAGATAAAGTGATGGAAAAGTTATCCACTCCAACTAATAATTAA
- a CDS encoding arylsulfatase (Displays arylsulfatase activity with pseudosubstrates at acidic pH, such as p-nitrocatechol sulfate; Belongs to the sulfatase family.; KEGG: nwa:Nwat_0845 arylsulfatase), whose amino-acid sequence MKGNIFEKVKRQKLLYLLVFVFMVHMINAQTKQPNILVIWGDDIGQSNISAYTKGMVGYKTPNIDRIADEGMIFTDYYAEQSCTAGRSSFILGQSVYRTGLSKVGMPGAKEGISEKDPTIAELLKPLGYVTGQFGKNHLGDRDEHLPTNHGFDEFFGNLYHLNAEEEPELPDYPKDPRFKEKFGPRGVIHSYAGGKIEDTGALTKKRMETVDDETSDAAIRFIKDAVKNDKPFFVWWNGTRMHFRTHVKKELRGISGQNEYADGMVEHDMHVGKFLKLLDELGIADNTIVMYSTDNGPHKNTWPDAAVSPFRGEKNTNWEGGWRVPAMVRWPNHIKEGSVSNEIVSGMDWMPTLLAAAGQDDVKEKLLKGYKGFKVHLDGYNILPYLTGEEKESPRKEIFYFSDDGDLTALRYDDWKIIFMEQRAPGTLQVWAEPFTPLRVPLIFNLRRDPYEFATITSNTYYDWELDHAFLLVPAQAYVGNFLKTFKDFPPRMEAASFSLDKVMKKLSTPTNN is encoded by the coding sequence ATGAAAGGAAATATTTTTGAAAAGGTGAAGAGACAAAAACTTTTATATCTATTAGTTTTTGTTTTTATGGTGCATATGATAAATGCACAGACTAAGCAGCCCAATATCTTGGTTATTTGGGGAGATGATATAGGTCAATCTAATATTAGTGCTTATACAAAAGGGATGGTTGGTTATAAAACGCCGAATATCGATCGAATTGCAGATGAAGGGATGATTTTTACTGATTATTATGCAGAACAAAGTTGTACTGCTGGGCGTTCTTCATTTATATTAGGGCAGAGTGTATACCGAACTGGATTAAGTAAAGTAGGGATGCCAGGAGCCAAAGAAGGTATTTCAGAAAAAGATCCAACTATTGCAGAATTGTTGAAGCCTTTGGGGTACGTTACAGGACAGTTTGGGAAAAATCATTTGGGAGATCGAGATGAGCATTTACCTACGAATCATGGATTTGATGAGTTTTTTGGGAATTTGTATCATTTAAATGCAGAAGAGGAACCGGAATTACCGGATTATCCTAAAGATCCTCGTTTTAAGGAGAAGTTTGGGCCACGAGGAGTGATTCATTCTTATGCAGGAGGTAAAATTGAAGATACAGGAGCATTAACTAAGAAGCGAATGGAAACAGTTGATGATGAGACTTCAGATGCAGCAATTCGCTTTATTAAAGATGCAGTTAAAAATGATAAGCCATTTTTTGTATGGTGGAATGGAACACGTATGCATTTTAGAACACATGTGAAAAAAGAGCTAAGAGGAATATCAGGACAGAATGAATATGCTGATGGAATGGTAGAACATGATATGCATGTAGGAAAGTTTTTGAAACTATTAGATGAATTGGGAATTGCAGATAATACGATAGTAATGTATAGTACAGATAATGGTCCTCATAAGAATACTTGGCCTGATGCAGCGGTTAGTCCTTTCCGAGGAGAGAAGAATACGAACTGGGAAGGAGGATGGAGAGTTCCCGCAATGGTAAGATGGCCCAATCATATTAAAGAAGGATCCGTTTCGAATGAGATAGTTTCAGGAATGGATTGGATGCCGACATTATTAGCGGCAGCAGGACAAGATGATGTGAAGGAGAAATTATTAAAAGGCTACAAAGGGTTCAAGGTTCATTTAGATGGGTATAATATTTTACCTTATTTAACAGGAGAAGAAAAAGAGAGTCCACGTAAAGAAATTTTCTATTTTTCTGATGATGGAGATTTAACGGCTTTGCGTTATGATGACTGGAAGATTATTTTTATGGAGCAAAGAGCACCAGGTACTTTGCAGGTATGGGCAGAACCATTTACACCATTGCGTGTTCCACTGATTTTTAATTTAAGAAGAGATCCATATGAGTTTGCGACCATTACTTCAAATACCTATTATGATTGGGAATTGGATCATGCTTTTTTATTAGTTCCAGCACAGGCATATGTAGGGAACTTTTTGAAAACATTTAAAGATTTTCCACCAAGAATGGAAGCAGCTAGTTTTAGTTTAGATAAAGTGATGAAAAAGTTATCCACTCCAACTAATAACTAA